CCTTGAGGTAGCGCTGGAAGGCACCGGCGACGCAGGCCATGAGAACGTCGTTGACCGTCACCCCCAGACGGCCCTTGACCTGCCGCACCAGCTCGAAGTCGATGGCCTCGGTCCAGGCCACCCGCTTGGTGCCGCTCAGCCGGCTGCCGTGCACCGCGCTGCGGTCCGCCCGCCACAGCATCTTCCGCGCCAGCAGCACCGGCCCCGCCAAGGGCGCCTTGAGAGCCCGGGCTACCTTGCTGTAGGCCTGGGCCGTGTTGGGCAGCCGGTCGGCGCCGGGGAAGCTCGCCTTGTCCATCAATGTGAAGAGCACCGGGATCAGGGCGATCCCATCCCCCATGCAATGGTGCAGCCGGGCGATGATCACCGAGGTTTCTTCGGTGTAGTCCTCGATCACCTGCAGCTGCCAGCGGGGCCGATCCGCCGGCAGCGGCCGATCCGCCAGCCGTCCCACATAATCCTGCAGCGCTTCTTGGGTGTGGATTCCGTCCTCCGGAGCGGGGACGATGTGGCGGGTCAGGTCGAAGGCCGCGTCTTTCTGCCAGAACCAACGCCCGCGATGGTCCACCACCTTGAGCTCGAAGCGCGGGAACCGCCGTCCACCGTCCGCCGTGGCCACCCGCTCCTGCCAGACCTGGCGCAAGGTCTCGACACTCATGCGGTCGAGAATGTAGACCGCCTGGATCAACATCAGGTTGCGGCCGCTATCCTGCAGCCACATGGCATCATTGCTCGCCACCGGCACCAGCGGCGGTTCTTCCAGGGGAGCCAGAGGGCCAGCGGCGGTGGTAGGTCGGGATTCTCGCAGGCTGTTCATCAACCTTCAGCTTAGCATTGTCGGGCCTTTGCTAGACTCCCCCACTCATATCCTCAGGAGAGCTTCATGTCCCAAGACTTCCAGAACCAATCCCTCGACAACCGCACTGTCTTGATCACCGGTGGAGGCTCCGGCATCGGCCGCGGCATCGCCCTGGCCTTCGCCGGCGCCGGGGCCCGGGTCGCCATCACCGGCCGCCGCCGCGAGCCCCTGGACGCCTGCGTGGGGGAGGTCGAGGCCGCCGGCGGTCAGGGGTTGGCCGTCACCGGGGACGTTTCCAACCCCGACGACGCCCGGCGCATGGTGGCGGAGACTGTCGAAGCCTTCGGTGGCCTCCACGTGCTGGTCAACAACGCCGGCGTCGCCCTCGGCGGGCCGCTGGAGCGCACCCGTGACGAAGACATCGACGCGGTGGTGGACATCGACCTCAAGGGCCCCATCCACGTCACCCGCGCCGCCCTCTCGGCGCTCAAAAAGCACCGCGACAGCGGCGGTGCGGCGGTGATCAACATCTCCTCGTCGGTGACCTTCATGGCCACCCGCAACTTCTCCGTCTACTCCGCCGCCAAGGCCGGCCTGGACATGCTCACCCGCTGCTGGGCCCTCGACTGGGGCGAGCACCGCATCCGCGTCAACGCCATCTGCCCCGGCGTCGTCGACACCCCCATCTTCTCCGCCATGCCGGAGGACAAGGTCCGCGAGCTGATGGACAACTTCGCCGCCCAAACCCCCTTGGGCCGCGTCGGCAACCCCACCGACATCGCCGACCTCGCCCTCTTCCTCGCCGGCCCCCAAACCCCGTGGATCACCGGCGCGGTGATCCCGGCGGACGGGGGGCTGAGTCTGGGGCGGTAGGTTTTCCAAGCACGGAGAAGCCCGAGGACTCTCGGCTTTCAGGCAGCCGAGACCGAAATCATAGGGTATGGATCGAATCGATCTATGAAAGCTTCTTCCAGGAGGTCTAAGCTTGCGCCCCGCTCGTCGAGCACGGAACGGATCTGAGGCACTGACGGGAGGTCGCCAATATGGCGTGGGTTCATGCTCCCAAAGAGAGAGCGCCGTAACTCCTGCGACCACCAGTGGGAGAAAGCAGGCTCATCTTTACTACGAGGAGCCCCTCCCTCTGATGCAGTTGCCTGACGGTGAGTCCACCAGGCCAACTCACCAAAGTTCTCCAGAGCCCGTTCCTCCACTCGGCGGCCGTCAACCTGGGCGAGCCAGGACCGTCCTTCCCCCAGCAAGGCAACCGGCCGATAGTGGGGCGCAAGCCGGGCTAGTTGCCGCCAAGGGCGCATCAGCTGCTGCGAGCGATCCGGATCGAAAGTCAGGCCATCACGCTGGATCCTCATGCGATGGGCGCGGGCCAGCGCATATCGAACCCTGGCATTGGCCGGAAAGCGCTTCCCTGCCTCTTCAAGAAGTACCAACGCCGCATCCAATCCCCCCTCCTCAAGCCGCAACAGTCCCGCCTCCCCTGCGACTCTACCGTCCCGGCCGACCAGCGCCAGCAGCTTGCTCAATACCTCCTCGGCATCCTGCCGCAGATCCGAGATCGCCCTTCCTCCTCGCCCGGAGCGACGGGACCAACGGCGCAGAGTGTAGGAGTCCAGGAGAAGAGGAGCCAGATCCTGATGCTGGAAGGTCGGAACTTCAGAGCCACCCGACTGAGAAGGGACTTCGGGTTGCAGACAGGCCCCGTCCTCTCTCTCCAAGGCCTGGACCTCTGACTTTTCGGCCAACTCGTCGCTGGTGCCCAGGCCTTCCTCAGTCGCATTCAACTTCGCAGTCTCGCCCTCTCGAATCTCCTGTGGCTGCGGCGCATCGGCGATCGAGGATCTTCCGACTCCACTCTTGGAACCTAATAACCACGCCCGCAGATCAGCCGGCAGGTCTTCCTCCGCTATTAAGCCACCTACAGGTCGAGTCGTTGGATAGTCTCGAGTCGCAGGATCCATCGCTCCGCGCAATCGATCGAGGAACTCGCGAGCAGCAGAGTTGTTCAGCCGCTGAGCAGCATCCTCAAGCAAACTTTCCGCCTCAGCCTCATAAGCCCCCAGCTGGAGAAGAACTACTGCCAGGCCCATACGGGCATAGGCATCGTCCGGGAAACACTCCATAATCTCCCGATAGACTTGCTCCGACTCCTCCAGACGACCCTGGCTCCGAAGACTCTCCGCTAAACCATTCCGAGCTACCACGTCTTTCGGGAAGCGATCCACCGTCTCCCGATAGACTTGCTCCGACTCCTCCAGACGATCCTGACTCCGAAGACTCTCCGCCAAACCATTCCGTGCTACCTCATCGTTCGGGAAGCGCTCCACCGTCTCCCGATAAACCTGCTCTGACTCCTGCAAGAAACCCTGGCTGCGAAGGCTCTCCGCCAGACCATTTCGTGCAAACACGTCGTCCGGGAAGCGCTCCACCGTCTCCCTATAGAATTGCTCGGACTCGTCCAGACGACCCTGGCTTCTGAGACTCTCCGCCAAACCCGTCCAAGCTACCTTGTTCTCTGGAAATCGTGCCGTTGCTTGCAGAAATACCCGGATTGCCAGCTCGCCGCGTCCCCCTGCCCGCAGGGCCTCCCCGGTAACAGTCCAAGAGTAAGGATTCCACGGCTCACGCTGGCGTGCCAGGTCAGCCCACTCAAGAGCCAAAGTAGGGCGAGTAGCCCGCACCGTCTTCGAGAATGTAGTTGCTGAACGTACTACTGAGTACGTATCACCTGTTAGTTCAGCGAACCGATCTTCCTCTCGAAGAAGCTCACGAGCCGCGACTATCGCACTCTCTTCTGCTCTTTCTAGAGGTTCGCCAATCTGAATCGCCCGCTTATACCAGTCAGGATTGGGCCTCAGCCAGCCCTTCCCTGGTCGGCGTTCTGCTGACCGGGGCGCGAAACGGTCGATCCAAGAGTGAGCCTTTTCCGAACGAAACCTCCTCTTCGATGCCCGGCCCCAGAAGACACCCCAACGCTCCGGCATAGGCACCGCCCTCATGGTGAGATGAGCGATATCCTCAAACTCGGATCGGGCAACCGGTTCTCCAAGCCAGCCTTCATCGACTCTCTGGGCCAGCCCCTCAGCCAACAGTAAGAGTCCGTGAGCGACCTCCTCTGGAAATCCCTTCTGGCCTCCCCCTTCCGCCGGCAACCTCCGGAGACCATGGATGCCGTATCCACCGTGATACCAAGGCACGTCCGGAGGCAGGCTGCAGAGGCGCCACCAATGGGGCAACAGGGAGCGATCCTCTCCTTCCTGATTGCGGGCTAGCGCCAGCCAGGTTCTGCCTTCAGGGTCGAGCTGCCGCGCTTCGCTGAGGTCGCGAAGGAATTGAGGGTCTTCCAGAAACCGTTCCCTCAACGCCGCGACGGCACCTTCGAGGCCCTGTCCGAAAGCGAGAATCTGGGCAGCTCGATACCAAGCGTAGGTTGTTGGGCGGACGCTGCCGAAGATCTCTTCCGGCTCTGCGTGTCCCCAGGCGCTCTCGATCCATACCTTGAGGCCATCGTCTACCGCCTTGGAAAACCCCGGGTCCTGCTCGAAGGCGAGCATCCAGTCCAGGAGCACATTCTCCGGCTCGGACATCGCGAGATGACCGAGGTCCCCCCGGTCGAAAAGCAAGGCTTCCACCGCCTCCGCCGGCTCCGCCGCCAACCACTCCAACCAGGAGGGCACTCTTCGGCGGCCCCGAAACAGGTCGTTGGGAACAAAGTACTCGCTCATTGGATCAATTTCTGCCGAGAAGATCGGAGTCGGTACTGGCTGCATAGTCGGAGCGACCCGTCTTCTGGCGGACCGACAAGAGATGAAAACCCCGGGCTTCTGGCAAGACAGAAAGCTGCACCGGTTCTCGGACCTCCCCGACACGAACGAGATGCTTGGCCTGCAGCGGCACGGTGGGGTGAACGACTTCCCTACGCGGGTCCTCCGCGTTGCCTCCCAGGTGCAGCACGTGCCCGGTCAGGCTCCCCACGGGAGCCGGTACGAAAGCTTCCGAAAGCCGGCCATCGAGCACGGTGGGGGCAAACAAACAGGCAACCTCCGGGGAGTCCACCAACTGAGGGACATCCTTCACGGGGTAGGAGAACACCAAGATCTTGACAGGACGTTTCTTTTCCGCAGGATCGATATGGGCCAGCCCGAGGCGATCTCGCAGGCGGTCCGCCCATCCTTCCGGATCCTGGCTGGGTGCCTTGCCGAGAAGATCCTGGACTTCATCCCAGAAGCCGGCAAAGGTAGGTCGGACTTGAGCATTCTTTTCCCAAACAGCGAGAACGCGTTTCAATCCTCCAGCCTCGGGGCCGGAAGGCTTCGCCACGACGGCCCGGGCGAGCTGCTCGACCTCAGCGGGATCCTCACCGGCACGCCGAGCGACTGACTCCAGGATCTCAACGCGCACGAGGTGGAGAGAGTCCTCGGTAGACCGGAACGGAGAGCCCTCCGATGAGACACTGAAGGTCTCAGGACAGGCATCGAGATCCTGCGGATCAAGTCTCGAAGGCAAGCCCTCGCCAGTCGTCGGCATGAACACCCGTTCTTGAAGATACTTGGTATGAGCGGTTTCCCATGGAATCGCCCCAGCGTAGTGTTTCGCGACGGGCCGATAGCTCTCCACCCGCTGGTCATCTAACCCCTCCTGCAAGAGCATATTGCGAGCAGAAAGAGCATGGTTCTCGACCTTCTCTTTTCCGAGGCGGCGCAAGAACCGGACCCAGCCCTCTTCCAAGTGCAATGAGGGCTGGTGAAGCTCGCTGTCGGAAATGGGCTTGTCTGGATCGCTCATGAATCTGAATCTCAGGATCTTGCCAGCCCCGGGAAAAAATCACCGGCACCTCCCAAGGTATAGCAGAAAAAGACCTTAGCCGCCCATCATAAGTTCTCTGGGGTCGCTTAGGCAATGCTATCTATCGGGATATGTGACCTGATACCGCTCAACTGGACCAATAAATCACCGGCCATGAGGAGGCAACGGCTTCCCACTGCTTCGAGCTGTCTGGCCTTCCGGACCTTCAAGAGTTACGCCCCCGACCTCCCGGAAACCTGAAGGTCTCTGAGAGATCAGGGGCGTCCTGATCAGCCACAGTCGGTAGAAGGGGGAGCGCTACTGCCGCACCCGCACCGGGAACGGCGGCGGCTCAGGCTGCTGCGGGGGATTGTCCTCGAGCATTTCCAGGACGACTTCGATGGCCTTCTCCAGCTGCGGATCGCGGCCCTCGATGAGATCCTTGGGGAGCTGCTCCACCTCGATGTCCGGGGGCACGCCCTCGTTCTCCACCGCGTAGCCGTCCTCCGGCGTCCAGAAGCCGATATTGGGGGCGGAGATAAAGCCACCGTCCATCAGCACCGGGAAGCCCAGGATGCCCACCAGGCCGCCCCAAGTGCGCTTGCCGACGAGGGGGCCTAGCTCCAGCTTGCGGAACATCCATGGCAGGAGGTCGCCACCGGAGCCGGCGGTCTCGTCGATGAGCATGACCTTGGGACCCTGGATCGATGCGAAGGGAGCCTTGAAGGGCTCGCCGTAGCGAGTGGTCCAATAGCTGATCAGGGGGCGGCGCAGGGCGTCGATGACGTAGTCCGCCACCTGGCCACCGGCGTTGTGGCGCTCGTCGACGATCACCGCCTGCTTGTGCACCTGGGGATAGAAGTAGCGCTTGAAGTACGTGTGGCCGCCGAAGGTGGTATCGGGCACGTGGACGTAGGCCACGCGGCCGTCGGTGGCTTCTTCCACCCGCCGCAGGTTGCCCTCCACCCAATCCCGGTTGCGCAACGCCCGCTCGCTCTCCAGCGGCTGGACCTGCACGATGCGGGAATCACTGCCGTCGGCGTTGGGTCCCACCTTCAGCTCGACGATCTTGCCGGCGGTGTTCTCGAACAGACGGTGGAGGTTCTCACCGGCCTTCAGCTCGGTGCCGTTCACCGCCAGCAGATACTCCCCTTCCTCCACTTCCACACCGGCTTCCGTGAGAGGCGAGCGAAGGTCCGGGTTCCAGTTCAATCCGCCATAGACCTTGGCGAAACGGTAGCGGCCCTCGTGAGTGTCGAAGTCGGCGCCCAGGAGGCCGTTGGGGATCTCCTCCGAGTCGTGGAGGAAGTCTCCGCCGCCGACGTAATGGTGGCCCACTCCCAGCTCACTGCCCATCCACTGGAGGACCCGGTTGAGATCCTGACGGGTGGGCACGTGGGGAATGAAGGCGGCGTATTTTTCTTTGATCGCGTCCCAATCCGCCCCGTGCATATCCGGGTCGTAGAAGTAGTCGCGGTTGATGCGCCAGGCCTCGTCGTAGATCTGCGCCCACTCCTGGGGCGGATCGATGTGGATCTGGATCTTCTCCACCGCCAGCTTGCCCTTGCTGGCATCGATGGGGCCGCCGGCATCGGCGATCCAATAGCTGCCGCCGGAAGCCACCAGGATCTTCTTGCCATCCGGAGACAGCAGGAAGGCGCTGGCGTTGTCCATGAGGCTGGTTTCCTCACGGCTCTCGAGGTCGAATTTGCGCAGGCTGGTGGCGCCGCCGCCGCCATAGCCCTGAGGCCACTCGGTGCGAAGGTAGTAGAGCTGACCGGCGCTGCCGCGCTGCAGGTTGCGGTAGCGGGCGGTGGGCACCGGCAGCGCCAGGATGCGCTGATCGAGGCCGTCGAAGTCGATGACCACCGCCTCGACGGCGTCCTTCTTCTCGCCGTCCTTCTTGTCGCCGTTTTTCGCCGTGGACTCTTCCTCTTCCTCGGCGAGCTCTTCTTCATCGCTCTGCGGCGCCAGCGGCGAGGGCTCGCCGGATTGCAGGACGACGGTGTAGAGGTTGCCCGAGAGGTCCATGTCGACGGTGGACTGGGCGAACCATTGGCGCACCGGACCGGCGTCGGTGGAGGCGAAGAAGTGCAGATATTTGCCGTTGGCGTCGAAGACCGGGTAGGCGACGTCGCTGAGACCGTCGGTCACCGGGTAGGAGCGATCCTCTTCCAGAGAGTAGACGAAGACCTGCCGCAGGTTGCTGGGAGTGCCGCGGGTGTAGGCGATCCAACGGGAGTCCGGCGACCAAGAGGATTCCAGAGACTTGAGGGGACCGTAGTGGATCTCCGAGGAGATCTTGGTCACTCTGCCACTTTCCACCTCGATCCAATAGGTCGACCAGGAGTTGTCGGTGTAGCTCAGCTTCTCGCTATCCGGGGACCACCGCAGGTCATCGTAGAAGCCCTTACCCTGAGGATCGAGGGTGCGGACCTCCCCCTTGCCGTCGCTGGGCTCCAGATGCAGCCGCACCTCGCCGGAAGCGTCGGAGAAGTAGGCGATCCAACGGCCGTCGGGGGACCAGGCGGGATCCCGCTCGTGGGTGCCGGGGCTCCGGGTAAGGTTGCGCGGATCGCCCTTCTCGGCGGGTACGGTGACGATCTCGCCCCGCACTTCCAGCACCGCCCGGGCGCCGGAGGGAGAGATGTCGCCGCCGCGAATGAAGTCCTTGCCGTCGGCGTAGCGGGGCCGCACTTCTTCCACATCCGCCGCCACGCCGATGCGCAGCCGCTGGCTCTCGCCGGAAGCCAGATCCAGGCGGTGGAGGTAGCCGGCCTGCTCGTAGACGATGTACTCGGCGGTGGCGTCGGCGGCGAGGACGGGGAAGTCTTCGTAGAAAGTCAGCTGCTCGACGGCGCCGGAGGCGGGATCATAGGAGAAAAGGTTGAATTCACCGGCGCGGTCCGAACGGAAGTAGATCTTGTCCGCCGGCCACATGGGATCGTCGTCGTTGCACCGGCCCTCGGGCTGCGGAATCTCCTCGATGGAGTGATCCGCGGTGTTGAAGATCCAGATGCGGGCGGCGGTACCACCGCGGTAGTTCTTCCATTGGGTGAAGGCGTCCCGCTGGGGGGTGTAGGCGATGTAGCTGCCGTCCGGGGAGTAGGTGGCGTCGTTGCCGTAGGGCAGGATGTTCTTCTGCGGCTGGCCGCCGTCGAGAGAGACGCTGTAGATCTGGAAGCGGCGGTTGGTGTAGTAGTTCCGCAGCGTGTTGAACAGAACCTGACCGTCCGGCGTGAAGCCCAGGACCATATCCGGCGACGGATGCCAGGTGAGCCGCTGAGGGACGCCACCGGCGACCGCCACCGCGTAGACGTCGGTGTCGCCGTCGTACTCGCCGGTGAACGCCAGGGTGCGGCCATCCGGCGAGAAACGGGGGCGCGCCTCGCTGCCGACGTGGCTGGTCAAGCGCCGCACGTTGTCGCCGTCGAGATCCGCCAACCACAGATCGTCCGCGTAGACGAAGGCGATATGGCTATCGCTCACCGCCGGCTGCTGAAGCATCCGCGTGTCCTGAATGTCGATAGCCTCCGCCGGGGTCGCCAAGACCCCAAGAGCGAGGCCCAGCAGCGCCAGGAATGGGCCGAGGGCGAGGCGGGAACGGAGAGAAGAAGCTGTACACACGAGAGACTTGGAGAGCATGGAGAATCTCCCATTCGAGCTGGATATTGTCGAGAAACCGAAATTCGATCTGTGAGCTTTGCGGATTGCAAGAGCGTAACCGGCCCATTTTACCAAGGGCCTCGCAGCTTACTACGAGCGTCGGAGGACAAAGTTGCAGCCCGTGCGAATCTCGTCGGGCAGGAGCTTTCGGGACCTGAACTGGTAAGCTTCCGCGCCAGAGACCCCACCATGCTCGACTCCCTTCTGCGCTCCCTCGACCAGCTCCTCGCGATTCCCGATTTGTGGAAGTACGTCAGCATCCCCTTCGTCGCCGCCATCGTCGGCTGGGCGACCAATTGGGTGGCCATCAAGATGACCTTCCTGCCCCTGGAGCCAGTGGGCAAACCGCCGTTTCTGGGCTGGCAGGGGATCATCCCCTCGAAGGCTCAGAAGATGTCCGCCACCTTCGTCGACTCCACCATGGCGCGGCTGGGCAGCCTGCCGGAGGTCTTCCAGGAGATGGATCCGGGGGCCATCTCGGAGCACATCAAGCGCTCGCTGAAGCCGCGCATCCGGGAGCTCACGGACGAGGTCATGCTGCGCGACAACGCGGTGTTGTGGGAGAACCTCCCCCAGCTGATGCGGCAGCAGATCTACGGTCAGGTGGATCGTTCGCTGCCGGACCTGGTGGACCAGCTGCTGCAGGACATCTCCCACCGGGTGGAAGAGCTGGTGGACCTGAAGCACATGATCACCACCCGCCTGGTGGGGGACAAGGCGCTGCTCAACCGTCTGTTCATCGAGTCCGGGGAGAAGGAGTTCCGCTTCATCGTCCGCTCGGGCTTTTATTTCGGCTTCCTCTTCGGCCTGGTGCAACTGGCGGTGTGGGTGCTCTACCCCGCCTGGTGGGTGCTGCCGGTCTTCGGGCTGCTGGTGGGCTGGGCGACCAATTGGATCGCCCTCAACGTGATCTTCCGGCCGCTGCATCCGAAGAAAATGGGACCGTGGAGGCTCCAGGGGCTGTTTCTCAAACGCCAGAGAGAGGTCTCGGCGGTGTGGTGCGGCAT
The Acidobacteriota bacterium DNA segment above includes these coding regions:
- a CDS encoding wax ester/triacylglycerol synthase family O-acyltransferase gives rise to the protein MNSLRESRPTTAAGPLAPLEEPPLVPVASNDAMWLQDSGRNLMLIQAVYILDRMSVETLRQVWQERVATADGGRRFPRFELKVVDHRGRWFWQKDAAFDLTRHIVPAPEDGIHTQEALQDYVGRLADRPLPADRPRWQLQVIEDYTEETSVIIARLHHCMGDGIALIPVLFTLMDKASFPGADRLPNTAQAYSKVARALKAPLAGPVLLARKMLWRADRSAVHGSRLSGTKRVAWTEAIDFELVRQVKGRLGVTVNDVLMACVAGAFQRYLK
- a CDS encoding SDR family oxidoreductase, with the translated sequence MSQDFQNQSLDNRTVLITGGGSGIGRGIALAFAGAGARVAITGRRREPLDACVGEVEAAGGQGLAVTGDVSNPDDARRMVAETVEAFGGLHVLVNNAGVALGGPLERTRDEDIDAVVDIDLKGPIHVTRAALSALKKHRDSGGAAVINISSSVTFMATRNFSVYSAAKAGLDMLTRCWALDWGEHRIRVNAICPGVVDTPIFSAMPEDKVRELMDNFAAQTPLGRVGNPTDIADLALFLAGPQTPWITGAVIPADGGLSLGR
- a CDS encoding tetratricopeptide repeat protein; protein product: MEALLFDRGDLGHLAMSEPENVLLDWMLAFEQDPGFSKAVDDGLKVWIESAWGHAEPEEIFGSVRPTTYAWYRAAQILAFGQGLEGAVAALRERFLEDPQFLRDLSEARQLDPEGRTWLALARNQEGEDRSLLPHWWRLCSLPPDVPWYHGGYGIHGLRRLPAEGGGQKGFPEEVAHGLLLLAEGLAQRVDEGWLGEPVARSEFEDIAHLTMRAVPMPERWGVFWGRASKRRFRSEKAHSWIDRFAPRSAERRPGKGWLRPNPDWYKRAIQIGEPLERAEESAIVAARELLREEDRFAELTGDTYSVVRSATTFSKTVRATRPTLALEWADLARQREPWNPYSWTVTGEALRAGGRGELAIRVFLQATARFPENKVAWTGLAESLRSQGRLDESEQFYRETVERFPDDVFARNGLAESLRSQGFLQESEQVYRETVERFPNDEVARNGLAESLRSQDRLEESEQVYRETVDRFPKDVVARNGLAESLRSQGRLEESEQVYREIMECFPDDAYARMGLAVVLLQLGAYEAEAESLLEDAAQRLNNSAAREFLDRLRGAMDPATRDYPTTRPVGGLIAEEDLPADLRAWLLGSKSGVGRSSIADAPQPQEIREGETAKLNATEEGLGTSDELAEKSEVQALEREDGACLQPEVPSQSGGSEVPTFQHQDLAPLLLDSYTLRRWSRRSGRGGRAISDLRQDAEEVLSKLLALVGRDGRVAGEAGLLRLEEGGLDAALVLLEEAGKRFPANARVRYALARAHRMRIQRDGLTFDPDRSQQLMRPWRQLARLAPHYRPVALLGEGRSWLAQVDGRRVEERALENFGELAWWTHRQATASEGGAPRSKDEPAFSHWWSQELRRSLFGSMNPRHIGDLPSVPQIRSVLDERGASLDLLEEAFIDRFDPYPMISVSAA
- a CDS encoding PDZ domain-containing protein; amino-acid sequence: MLSKSLVCTASSLRSRLALGPFLALLGLALGVLATPAEAIDIQDTRMLQQPAVSDSHIAFVYADDLWLADLDGDNVRRLTSHVGSEARPRFSPDGRTLAFTGEYDGDTDVYAVAVAGGVPQRLTWHPSPDMVLGFTPDGQVLFNTLRNYYTNRRFQIYSVSLDGGQPQKNILPYGNDATYSPDGSYIAYTPQRDAFTQWKNYRGGTAARIWIFNTADHSIEEIPQPEGRCNDDDPMWPADKIYFRSDRAGEFNLFSYDPASGAVEQLTFYEDFPVLAADATAEYIVYEQAGYLHRLDLASGESQRLRIGVAADVEEVRPRYADGKDFIRGGDISPSGARAVLEVRGEIVTVPAEKGDPRNLTRSPGTHERDPAWSPDGRWIAYFSDASGEVRLHLEPSDGKGEVRTLDPQGKGFYDDLRWSPDSEKLSYTDNSWSTYWIEVESGRVTKISSEIHYGPLKSLESSWSPDSRWIAYTRGTPSNLRQVFVYSLEEDRSYPVTDGLSDVAYPVFDANGKYLHFFASTDAGPVRQWFAQSTVDMDLSGNLYTVVLQSGEPSPLAPQSDEEELAEEEEESTAKNGDKKDGEKKDAVEAVVIDFDGLDQRILALPVPTARYRNLQRGSAGQLYYLRTEWPQGYGGGGATSLRKFDLESREETSLMDNASAFLLSPDGKKILVASGGSYWIADAGGPIDASKGKLAVEKIQIHIDPPQEWAQIYDEAWRINRDYFYDPDMHGADWDAIKEKYAAFIPHVPTRQDLNRVLQWMGSELGVGHHYVGGGDFLHDSEEIPNGLLGADFDTHEGRYRFAKVYGGLNWNPDLRSPLTEAGVEVEEGEYLLAVNGTELKAGENLHRLFENTAGKIVELKVGPNADGSDSRIVQVQPLESERALRNRDWVEGNLRRVEEATDGRVAYVHVPDTTFGGHTYFKRYFYPQVHKQAVIVDERHNAGGQVADYVIDALRRPLISYWTTRYGEPFKAPFASIQGPKVMLIDETAGSGGDLLPWMFRKLELGPLVGKRTWGGLVGILGFPVLMDGGFISAPNIGFWTPEDGYAVENEGVPPDIEVEQLPKDLIEGRDPQLEKAIEVVLEMLEDNPPQQPEPPPFPVRVRQ